The Anas acuta chromosome 2, bAnaAcu1.1, whole genome shotgun sequence genomic interval TGAAAATGAATCCAAAGATGTAATCAAGGTAGCTAATACAGCAAGCAATGTTGAGGAAAGCATAAAACCAGTGATAAATGGAGAGGAAATAACAGCTGCAATACAGATGCAAGGGCTCTGTGCAGAGGCTAGCAATGAGGGAGAACACTCTGAAATTGTATTGTCTGATTTCAGTAGTTCTGAATCTTTTTGTGAAGTAGAGTGTCCTAAAGACCTAATGATGCAGTGTGATAGTGAGGGAATAAGTCTGGAGACTGAGGCATACACTGAAGCTACGGAGAGTTCTGCTCACTCTCAGTGCTCTGAAATAAAACGTGACAGTGAAAAGACACGGGAGGAACAATGTGTGCATACACTAGAACATGATATGGACAGAAAACATGAACTGGAAACTGCTAAAGTCTCTCAGTGTTATTTACCTGTATCTACTGTTGAAGGAATCAGCTTTCCAAAAGATGATGGAGAGCTCAAAATGCAAGACATGAATACAACCAGACCCGAATCTATTGAACTAGCCATGAATGTAAACAAAGAAAGTGTTCTTGAAACAGCTAAATCATCTGAGCTATTCAATagtgcagaaaatgaaaaattactaGAGGTACAGGAAGGggaatatttaaaagataaaccATACCAGAAAGaagattacaatatttttttccaagggaaGTCAGACTTGAAAATTATACTTGCAGTACCAAAGATGACATGCACTACTGATGCGGAAAGCAGTGTAGCTAAGTGTGAATCATGTGTGTTAgaatttacagaaagaaatggtGAAATGAAACAAGCTGAAAGCCTGTGCAGTACATTAGACTGTGAGTTGACCAAAACTCAGAACTTTGGAGTGTTTGAATCTCAAGAGACTGAATTCCAAGTTAATCAAGATTTTGTAGATGAGAGCAGTAAACTGTTAGAAGAAGCAGATACCATCCGATCTGTTGTAGTAGAAAATAACCTTACAGCTCAGACAGAATTTGCAAAACCTCAGAATCAGTTCTTGATAAGTGAAAATGATAAATGTGATGAAACAAAAGTGGAATTAAACAAGCAAAGCAAGGAATTAGTGATAGAGGCTTGTTCCAGTTCATTTAACTGGGAAGACAATGTTGTGAAGGAGAAAAGTAATGTTTCGGAGATCATATGCCAGCATACTTCAGAAACGGGTTTTAATAGCAGCTTGGCTTTGTCTACTGAAATGAACTTGAAGACAAGCTGTATGAATTCTGAAGATACAGATTCCCCTATCCAAGAGAATGGATTGGAATCCACAGTGCCTCATAATTTAAATTACAGTCTTGAGAAAGTTGTCGAATTTGTTGAAAGTGATTTCACTGGAAATACTGAATTTTCTCATACATCAAAAAACAAAGGAGATAAAAATTGTGTTGTGGGTAGTCCATTTTGTAGTTCTCTAGAAAGCTTTGAAAAGGATACTGAGATCCCATCTACTGAAAAAGGCAAAGAACTGGACCGCTGCTCTGATGGGGAATACATACCCAAAAACGAAATGGAAATTTCAGGTGAAAAGGAGCTGCCAGTAGATAAAGAACCTCAGGCATCTGTTAAGGTACTAATTTTGCAAGTAAACTCTTATAATAAGAATACTTCGAGCTTCCAAAAGTTTGTTTGTCAAGAATCAGAATGCAAGACTTCTACATGGGAAGCTAATCCAGATCCTGCTAGAACTGGTTCACTGACAGATGGGGAGGAAAGCAAAAGGTTGAATAGTTTTGAGGCATGTGAGGAAGACAGCATAAAAAGgtctaaaaatgcttttgatatCCCAGAGCAGAGCAACGTGTCTGAAGAGAAGGACTGTCCTCTACAAAAAGTTGGAGATGTGAAATATTCTGAATGTGTTCCCATGTTCAAAAAGGACCTGAGAACTTCAACAAGAATTGTAGTGAGTGCTCTGGAAAATGATGCAAGTGTTGATGCTGACAACCAAGTATGTGAACTTCATTCAACTATGTGCCCAGGAAATACTGTGACAGATAGTCATCTAAAAGCATGTACTATAGTGGGTATGGATACATGCTGTGAAACAGACTCTCCAAATACTGCAAATGAGTTGTCAAATGTGGTTGGGGAGGTTTATCCCAAAGACTTAACCTCTCTGAAAAGAGGGTGTATATTAGTAGCCTCTGAAAATGCAGAGGGTACTAGTGATTTCAGGGTAGCTGGATGGATGAATGACAGTAGGGAAGATCTGTTAGAAACTGGGGCATCCAAAGGAAGACCTCTGATGCCAAGTGCTTCAAAAAATAGATTACCAATATGCCAGATATTAACCAGATTGTCAGAAACTTACAGAATGCCTGTAAAAAACAGTAAACTAAGTACAAGAATGTTAGCACTCGGCAattttgtagaagaaaatgGTTGTGAAAAACTTGAGTCAAATGCAGAGCAAAGTCTACCACACAGTGTTGATATGGGCATCTCAGTTCTTGAAGAATACAATCATAATCAAAACTGTGCTGTTTGCAACTCAGAAGAAAGCAACACTAATGTTATGTTAGGTGTTTTGCAGCCTTCGTGTTTGTGTCATACCACTTGTACTTGGAAGGGCTTCCTGGATAGCGGTAGGAAAAACTTTATTATCAAGTATCTTACAAATCCAGCCCTGTCTGATGTAGACTGCAATTCTCAAACAGTTAGTCAGTCTTCTGTGCCACAAAAAATGGTATTTGAGAATTCGCGTATGTTGGAGTCAGAGTCTTGTGTGGATGTTGTTCCCAAAAAGACCAATAAATTGAACTGCAAAGGGCAAGAGCAATCTGAAGTCTTGAGTGCTTCAACCAAGGCAGCTGTCCAAGTAATGCATGGCAGGCTATCAAAAAAACTGCTTCgaggtaaaagaaaaatgaacaccCTTGACGTTAAAATAACTCAGCCAGTTCTTGCAAATGCTGATACTTCTGTGCCGACAAAATGCTTATCTGAGactataaataaaatcaggcaAGAGATGGGTCCTCCTCTACCCCCACTGCTCCTGCCTTTGATGGCTACTCCTCCAAGAGCTGCGTGTTCCATGACCCCAGTGATGTCTTCTGCTGATCGATCCTCTTTGCTTTCCCCTCTTGATGACCTGATATCCCCACTACGTGAAACCCCTGTTCCTCCTCTGATGTCTCCATTGAGAGATACTCCAACCGTCAAATCTGcccttttgttttcccctccatCACCTTCAGAGATGGCAGTGGGTAGAAGGATTCTCTCGTCACCTTTAAAATTTTGTACTTCCATTCCAAAGCACGCGCTTCCCGTCCCTGGAAGATTTCCTTTGTGTGCAGCCgatggtgctgctgcagctgcccctcAGGAGAACTCTGTGAAAATATTGGACACTATGTACCCAGAGCTATCTGCAAGGGCGAGGACACTAAACATCCTGAAAGGCAATATTCAGCTAAACCGATGCGCCCTTTCAGACAGCCAGAGTTTGCCAGGACCTGTGGCTCAAATAGGTGGGTTCAAAGCAATAGCATCCACATCAACTGCTTTTGTGAAAACTGGGAGCAATTTGAAATCTGACAGTAGACAAGACAAAAATGTGCAGAATCAGCAATTGGTTTCAGGCTTATCAAATCATCCTGAAAAAAGGACATTATTGCCAATATCTATGCCTAGAAGCGCGAAAAGACTGAGATTAGACAGGGAACCACCAAAGCTGGAGCCCGGTGATACTGCTGCTATTGGAAATGATCAAAACACAAGCTCTGAAATACAGGAGAATTTCCATGGCAAGAGCTGTGAAATCAGTGATTCAGCACACAGTTCCGGTTTAGAAGCATCTTTACCAGTAAAGAAGGTTATTGATTCTGATTGCCAGAAAGTTTATTTGGCACTGAAGAAAATTGCTGAATCCTGCTTTGACTTGTTACCAGTTATTCGAAGTCATGTTTATGTGGGCAATATCTCAAAGATTCCAGTGATGagagatgaagagaaagaagttgTCGGTGAATTTGGTGTAAAAAACAAGGTAAGCAGCATTTTTTTGAGTTTTGCATTTTAACAGTGACTTCTGTGCAGATTAAAAGAGTTTAAGTATGTGCTAGGTGAATTCTCAATGGGTCAGGCAACCTGCAGTGGCAAAGTGCAGTCTTGAAAGATTATCAGATACCTAAAAATGtataaacataacaaaatagAGAGCTTCAGACAGTACGAGAAGTTAATGGCCAGTGGTGTCCAAGATGTGAAACTGCAATTGTAGATGCTTTATGCATTCATCAGGAAagcagatgtattttattttcaccacATTTTTTGTAGTGGGTAGCATTAACAATTgtagaagttttttttgtttaaaggtgtgaggtttgattttatttttggggggttcttttttgttatttcactaaaaaagaaaacacaaagcagcatTGTATATATACTATTGGTGTGCTTGTTCATTCAGTGTTTACCTTGATTATCATTAtacatcaggttgctcaaatgaatttaattggaaaaaatcTCATAGTCGCATAGCAGCATTTTGCCCCATTGCAATTCCTGAAAGTAATTAGGCAGACTGAGGTCAGAATAATGATCTGTCAGTTCTCCACAGAAGCTGTCTACTGAGTTCTCCTGTCACCTTTGTTAGGACTTGCCAAACATGGTAACTTGATAGAAGCAAGTTACTACTGAAGTTGCTAGTCAGGTTTGTTACTTCATTTGCTGGTTGCCTATGATTTAATTATGTGTATTCTTACATGGATGCAAACAATGTTCTTACAAGCAGTTCTCTGTTATAATGCTATTAAATATTCTCAAATATAGTACAGTctaacaaatgttttttgtgcCTTATAGCATTTAGCTGAGTCGTTGCTGCATGTTATTCTCAGTAAACTCAAGGCTCAGAAAACAGCCTCAAATTACAATTTCAACCAGGCTCTTTGTCGAGTCTATACAGCAACTTGTCGACAGCTGGGAGATTTGGAAAGAGCCCGCCTCTTCTGCTACAGCTTACTTAAAGAAGGTATAGTGTGTGTCTCGGTGGTCTTGCATCTTGAACATTTTGTCTGTCTTTGCTTTATTGTTCCAGAATAATTAGGTTTgtaaaagcaaatgaacaaaGACAATCTTCCTGTGAAAGGCATGTCTTCCTTGGACCTTTTTTCTATACTGCAAAAATATAGACTGTTACAGAAGAAATTTTCTGTCTCACAGTTGTCTACATCTATCTCAGCTTGGTGATCACCTGTGCTCTTACTAGTCCACTCATTTTTCAATACTTACTTTGGGATCCTCTGTACTTTCATGTTTGCCCTGCCATCTCCAAAATGATATTGTGATTCCAGAGCACTTTGTACTTTTTGATTACTGCTATTTTTACTGAGTAAGCACTGACTCATAAAACACATTcgatttttaaaaagaaaagaaaaaggaacttCAGTAAAACTGTTAAATGCAGACTTTGAATGATTTTCTGTTGTATACTTTGAATTGCTTAAATTTCTGTTGTGgattttctgtggttttatttcatttagaatGTGAACAGTTGTAAACACATCTtgaaggttttcctttttttattattcaattgttttattttgattactaatgcattcattttaaagttttctccTTCATTAGGTAACACAAGTGAGCTAAATTCCAGCTACACAATTGCCAAATTGACTATAAACAGTCAGTGCTACTTCCTTAGACTTGCATCATCTGTTTTCTTGGTTTCCTGTCCatccttattttttctgttcttctttcagGTATTCTGCCTTAAGTAACTCCAAGATAGATTTTACTCCAAGATAAATAACTCCAAGATAAATTTAAAGTCACTGTAAAATCTGGTTTCTGTGCTCCAAGACCACTGTCGTTAGTGAACTAAAGTGCAGTAAGAATAAAGGGAAAAGGACTGTGCACACTTTTGTTACGCAGCCAAGTGCAGTGTAACCATGCCTGACTTACTGACTAAAACActctttttaggaaaaaaaaaataaataaataaataaaggaattacAATGGggaaggtgtttgttttttcatttggttgtttgttttctcctcccttccatTATTTAATATCAGGACTGGGGTGTGCTAGTATGATTCCACCTCACTGGGCTGCAGTTTTTACATGACTTCTGTGCCTTCTCTCCTTGTTACCTTGCTGTAGAGTGTACTGGCATTTGATCTCTGcgtgtattttttgtttgcttttgtatgTTAAAAACTTAtattgttctctctctttttttttcctaggcttTCCAGATGCAGTGAAATTGATTTTATTCATCACAAATATATGGCCTGACATATTTGTCTTTGAAGGTGCAATTAACAAAGCCATGCAATTAGTTATCAGGCAGAGCGCAAATGAAGATGTCCTGGCCTGTCTCAGTGCTTACCTCAGCTGGGAGCAGGTAACTTCTGCTTTCACTGTCACTATcagcttttgtctgttttgattCCCTTGCTGGCTGTATCAAATCAAGAATCTTCTGAGGCAAGGTGTGAAGATAGATGCTCAATGGATCTCCCATGGAGCCTGTACAATTGCACAGCTAATGCTACTTAAGGCTATCTTCCTGTGGTTGTCTAAACCCTATCACAACAcaacacttttttgttttccctcttaaATACTAATACCTCTAGTAAACACTtgaagtgtttttattatttttgaaattttgacTTCAGTGCTCTTGGACCAGGGAATTGTATCACTCGATGGAACTgtaattttaatgtttgttgaggtcatatttgttttgttttgcttagaaATGAGCAGGACTGATACAATTTTCTTGCATTGTAAAAAGGACTCTTCTGACCTTAAAGTTTCatcaagagaaacaaaaatccccagaCTGTGGGAGCAGAGAAGAGAATGGGTGTAGGGTTTgtgtttatgtgtttgttttcccaaactGCACTTTTTCTAAAATCATCAAGATAAATATTGAGTTCTTGAAAATTTGAGTTCTGTgtactttttttatttgtttgcttctgttAACACTAGTTCAAAGTTGAATTTGTGTTGTAAGATGAACTCTAATGCTGCTATGGACAGTCAGAgtctaatatttttaaagagtgcAGTTCTGGGTTGGTAACTTTTCATGCATTAAAGTAATCACCGTCTGTAATTCCAGAGTTCATCTTTAGATGCAGGTATTATGGCCTCAAACCTGCTTTTAGAAATGCAGTCATGTCCCAAAGTAGAATTTCAGCAGAGCGAACGATATGGAGAGGATCTGAGTGAAGATGCTTGGCAGTACATATTTGCTATTGACCTACTCTGCACTAACCTGAAGTGGGATTGGACACATGACAATGTCATAAGGTATTGTGGCAAGCAGTTCCTTCagacatttttctgtgcttttgttttgaatttgaaaCATTGCAGCTTAGCTTTTAACATAATGAAATATTGCATACATACTTAGAAAAGAAGGTTTTATAACCTGTGAGCAAATGGAGGATATTGGAGTACTAATTCAAGGAATTAGTCCTGTTAGAACCTTTCTAATAAagagttgcttttaaaatagctATATGTGAACAATTGTGAAAGATTTTGGCTTTTTTGACTGTATGTCAAAGTGAGCAACATGGttgttttcctctgaatttagtatcattttttaaaaaagcttttcttcttcagtaattaaaaaatgggGGTGGAACTTCTGATCTGCAAACAGCACTACTTCAGTGCTGAAAAGGAGTATGGTTGCATTTCACTATTATACTATCCTGATTTCAGTCTGATTTCAATTCTAAAACCATGATAATACTTCAACCCAGTGTCTTACGTTTTCTTTGAACCCTATAATCCAATGCATAACCTGCTGACATATTTAACTTGGTTTGAAAGACTGCAGTTTGATGTGTACACTCATCTGACAGTCCCTGTTTTGTATGAATATGCTATATAAACTAGTAGAATCTCCCAAAATAAGGCATTGGTTTAACAACCACATAAACTAATTGTTGAATATGAAGTAAATGTGAAAAACTTACTAGAATCATTCAAATCATTGCTACGGAAGTTATTTTTAGTGGAACACTTTCAAAATTTATACTAGGTTCAGTTCAAGGTATGTCACTTAAACTGAAGTCATACAGAGTTGATTGTGTGAAGTTGTACTAATGATTGCTAAGTCTATCAGCATAATTTTAAGGATGGTCTCATAATTTTAAGGTCTTGTCTGAAGTCcattcagatttaaaaacaagcacCAGATCCTACTTATAACATACAAATTGTTAATTTTCAGTCATACAAGGTGTATGACTGTATGACTCATGTAACATTCGAAAGAAGTGTGGTTCCATATACAGGTGAGTTAGTGGAGTAACCTCTTGACTTTATGTAGAGATGCAGAAAGTTGCAAGGAAATGGAAGATGGGCAGAAATAATATTCTGAACAGGAATGATTCCTCCAGCAAGATAGCTTTTAATGTTTGGGTGTAAAACAGTCTTTATATAACTGAGACTTGTAGATGCTTGTAGTGTTACTAGTTTCGCCTGAGGGTGGATTCAACATGCAAGTGGAGTTACACAAATACACGGTAAATGAAAGAaccatttgtgtttctttctgtatAAATATTCTGTGCCAAACCTTCATGCAGTATcagattttttaattcatttcttcACAGCAAAGTGCTTTGGCCTTCTATGGATAAGTggataaagaagagaaaagagcatGAAACTGCACAGTCTATTCCTGATAGTATTATCGCATTGACTCTCAGGCTAATCGGTAAGTAATCTAAATTCATGATTGAATTTCTGGTTTATGTATGACCTTTAAAAGCGTCACTTTGCCTGGAAAATGAATTgaagcatttttgtatt includes:
- the ICE1 gene encoding little elongation complex subunit 1 isoform X3 — its product is MRTDGAYSSSDFSDQEQKGPGGNVMDILNWVKPLPALLSPVQLSPVAEQDMLFGEVTGSSSGEADCSSSAEESILQENQVQPQNCCNVFSLKEECNRWNKTCGHSLDAEISHNWSRNEKIDHVDPEMLSKKVRDAETKQAEAATLITNMGTSKDCLEENSVNMETEETELTETTAHELEAIEEKKEDIKEMHSADGTSSTDFMLHSPRPQNQIERCSEVEQTEENVILIGAGGYEGTHEKHGELMKAERDGLSGESEIPGAVSIPSNVTHLPSEQCVVVLQSTDCEGKSDVLAENEVVENESKDVIKVANTASNVEESIKPVINGEEITAAIQMQGLCAEASNEGEHSEIVLSDFSSSESFCEVECPKDLMMQCDSEGISLETEAYTEATESSAHSQCSEIKRDSEKTREEQCVHTLEHDMDRKHELETAKVSQCYLPVSTVEGISFPKDDGELKMQDMNTTRPESIELAMNVNKESVLETAKSSELFNSAENEKLLEVQEGEYLKDKPYQKEDYNIFFQGKSDLKIILAVPKMTCTTDAESSVAKCESCVLEFTERNGEMKQAESLCSTLDCELTKTQNFGVFESQETEFQVNQDFVDESSKLLEEADTIRSVVVENNLTAQTEFAKPQNQFLISENDKCDETKVELNKQSKELVIEACSSSFNWEDNVVKEKSNVSEIICQHTSETGFNSSLALSTEMNLKTSCMNSEDTDSPIQENGLESTVPHNLNYSLEKVVEFVESDFTGNTEFSHTSKNKGDKNCVVGSPFCSSLESFEKDTEIPSTEKGKELDRCSDGEYIPKNEMEISGEKELPVDKEPQASVKVLILQVNSYNKNTSSFQKFVCQESECKTSTWEANPDPARTGSLTDGEESKRLNSFEACEEDSIKRSKNAFDIPEQSNVSEEKDCPLQKVGDVKYSECVPMFKKDLRTSTRIVVSALENDASVDADNQVCELHSTMCPGNTVTDSHLKACTIVGMDTCCETDSPNTANELSNVVGEVYPKDLTSLKRGCILVASENAEGTSDFRVAGWMNDSREDLLETGASKGRPLMPSASKNRLPICQILTRLSETYRMPVKNSKLSTRMLALGNFVEENGCEKLESNAEQSLPHSVDMGISVLEEYNHNQNCAVCNSEESNTNVMLGVLQPSCLCHTTCTWKGFLDSGRKNFIIKYLTNPALSDVDCNSQTVSQSSVPQKMVFENSRMLESESCVDVVPKKTNKLNCKGQEQSEVLSASTKAAVQVMHGRLSKKLLRGKRKMNTLDVKITQPVLANADTSVPTKCLSETINKIRQEMGPPLPPLLLPLMATPPRAACSMTPVMSSADRSSLLSPLDDLISPLRETPVPPLMSPLRDTPTVKSALLFSPPSPSEMAVGRRILSSPLKFCTSIPKHALPVPGRFPLCAADGAAAAAPQENSVKILDTMYPELSARARTLNILKGNIQLNRCALSDSQSLPGPVAQIGGFKAIASTSTAFVKTGSNLKSDSRQDKNVQNQQLVSGLSNHPEKRTLLPISMPRSAKRLRLDREPPKLEPGDTAAIGNDQNTSSEIQENFHGKSCEISDSAHSSGLEASLPVKKVIDSDCQKVYLALKKIAESCFDLLPVIRSHVYVGNISKIPVMRDEEKEVVGEFGVKNKHLAESLLHVILSKLKAQKTASNYNFNQALCRVYTATCRQLGDLERARLFCYSLLKEGFPDAVKLILFITNIWPDIFVFEGAINKAMQLVIRQSANEDVLACLSAYLSWEQSSSLDAGIMASNLLLEMQSCPKVEFQQSERYGEDLSEDAWQYIFAIDLLCTNLKWDWTHDNVISKVLWPSMDKWIKKRKEHETAQSIPDSIIALTLRLIGRLGQIGLKEGYISAVKNISSVIALFVHHAKEEGVPWGVQLAAIYSLCDLGSSNPVGIVEAINAWRATVLNSIPPAVTSGLAEITSLCKMELH
- the ICE1 gene encoding little elongation complex subunit 1 isoform X1, coding for MMPGETPPPPPAGTAATTTGGCANCGVLQQNINEYVAALVALKQKLINGDRLLTEYQQKCTELQFAEREISALRCQVEQMLQKILPLEKGQEELGSLKAELEEKKSSLKIYQESQLEYVKIKEEIVKSDAVRKKLEAKVKKLEEAATKHSQDFKLLKSEKKKLEKELKKAQGKLDGVLKEKWRKVKHAETQSSSEDLKTDIDKEKIKFLLEELWMCIDSAKGKREKRENDRILASARDKARPEKRRLFITEEAVQNHQKIRKRDGKTLHCYSSIESAGKHNSVTALRHHVNTEPLGVDHLENGTAEECLQGCEDKTIPVTMRTDGAYSSSDFSDQEQKGPGGNVMDILNWVKPLPALLSPVQLSPVAEQDMLFGEVTGSSSGEADCSSSAEESILQENQVQPQNCCNVFSLKEECNRWNKTCGHSLDAEISHNWSRNEKIDHVDPEMLSKKVRDAETKQAEAATLITNMGTSKDCLEENSVNMETEETELTETTAHELEAIEEKKEDIKEMHSADGTSSTDFMLHSPRPQNQIERCSEVEQTEENVILIGAGGYEGTHEKHGELMKAERDGLSGESEIPGAVSIPSNVTHLPSEQCVVVLQSTDCEGKSDVLAENEVVENESKDVIKVANTASNVEESIKPVINGEEITAAIQMQGLCAEASNEGEHSEIVLSDFSSSESFCEVECPKDLMMQCDSEGISLETEAYTEATESSAHSQCSEIKRDSEKTREEQCVHTLEHDMDRKHELETAKVSQCYLPVSTVEGISFPKDDGELKMQDMNTTRPESIELAMNVNKESVLETAKSSELFNSAENEKLLEVQEGEYLKDKPYQKEDYNIFFQGKSDLKIILAVPKMTCTTDAESSVAKCESCVLEFTERNGEMKQAESLCSTLDCELTKTQNFGVFESQETEFQVNQDFVDESSKLLEEADTIRSVVVENNLTAQTEFAKPQNQFLISENDKCDETKVELNKQSKELVIEACSSSFNWEDNVVKEKSNVSEIICQHTSETGFNSSLALSTEMNLKTSCMNSEDTDSPIQENGLESTVPHNLNYSLEKVVEFVESDFTGNTEFSHTSKNKGDKNCVVGSPFCSSLESFEKDTEIPSTEKGKELDRCSDGEYIPKNEMEISGEKELPVDKEPQASVKVLILQVNSYNKNTSSFQKFVCQESECKTSTWEANPDPARTGSLTDGEESKRLNSFEACEEDSIKRSKNAFDIPEQSNVSEEKDCPLQKVGDVKYSECVPMFKKDLRTSTRIVVSALENDASVDADNQVCELHSTMCPGNTVTDSHLKACTIVGMDTCCETDSPNTANELSNVVGEVYPKDLTSLKRGCILVASENAEGTSDFRVAGWMNDSREDLLETGASKGRPLMPSASKNRLPICQILTRLSETYRMPVKNSKLSTRMLALGNFVEENGCEKLESNAEQSLPHSVDMGISVLEEYNHNQNCAVCNSEESNTNVMLGVLQPSCLCHTTCTWKGFLDSGRKNFIIKYLTNPALSDVDCNSQTVSQSSVPQKMVFENSRMLESESCVDVVPKKTNKLNCKGQEQSEVLSASTKAAVQVMHGRLSKKLLRGKRKMNTLDVKITQPVLANADTSVPTKCLSETINKIRQEMGPPLPPLLLPLMATPPRAACSMTPVMSSADRSSLLSPLDDLISPLRETPVPPLMSPLRDTPTVKSALLFSPPSPSEMAVGRRILSSPLKFCTSIPKHALPVPGRFPLCAADGAAAAAPQENSVKILDTMYPELSARARTLNILKGNIQLNRCALSDSQSLPGPVAQIGGFKAIASTSTAFVKTGSNLKSDSRQDKNVQNQQLVSGLSNHPEKRTLLPISMPRSAKRLRLDREPPKLEPGDTAAIGNDQNTSSEIQENFHGKSCEISDSAHSSGLEASLPVKKVIDSDCQKVYLALKKIAESCFDLLPVIRSHVYVGNISKIPVMRDEEKEVVGEFGVKNKHLAESLLHVILSKLKAQKTASNYNFNQALCRVYTATCRQLGDLERARLFCYSLLKEGFPDAVKLILFITNIWPDIFVFEGAINKAMQLVIRQSANEDVLACLSAYLSWEQSSSLDAGIMASNLLLEMQSCPKVEFQQSERYGEDLSEDAWQYIFAIDLLCTNLKWDWTHDNVISKVLWPSMDKWIKKRKEHETAQSIPDSIIALTLRLIGRLGQIGLKEGYISAVKNISSVIALFVHHAKEEGVPWGVQLAAIYSLCDLGSSNPVGIVEAINAWRATVLNSIPPAVTSGLAEITSLCKMELH
- the ICE1 gene encoding little elongation complex subunit 1 isoform X2 is translated as MLQKILPLEKGQEELGSLKAELEEKKSSLKIYQESQLEYVKIKEEIVKSDAVRKKLEAKVKKLEEAATKHSQDFKLLKSEKKKLEKELKKAQGKLDGVLKEKWRKVKHAETQSSSEDLKTDIDKEKIKFLLEELWMCIDSAKGKREKRENDRILASARDKARPEKRRLFITEEAVQNHQKIRKRDGKTLHCYSSIESAGKHNSVTALRHHVNTEPLGVDHLENGTAEECLQGCEDKTIPVTMRTDGAYSSSDFSDQEQKGPGGNVMDILNWVKPLPALLSPVQLSPVAEQDMLFGEVTGSSSGEADCSSSAEESILQENQVQPQNCCNVFSLKEECNRWNKTCGHSLDAEISHNWSRNEKIDHVDPEMLSKKVRDAETKQAEAATLITNMGTSKDCLEENSVNMETEETELTETTAHELEAIEEKKEDIKEMHSADGTSSTDFMLHSPRPQNQIERCSEVEQTEENVILIGAGGYEGTHEKHGELMKAERDGLSGESEIPGAVSIPSNVTHLPSEQCVVVLQSTDCEGKSDVLAENEVVENESKDVIKVANTASNVEESIKPVINGEEITAAIQMQGLCAEASNEGEHSEIVLSDFSSSESFCEVECPKDLMMQCDSEGISLETEAYTEATESSAHSQCSEIKRDSEKTREEQCVHTLEHDMDRKHELETAKVSQCYLPVSTVEGISFPKDDGELKMQDMNTTRPESIELAMNVNKESVLETAKSSELFNSAENEKLLEVQEGEYLKDKPYQKEDYNIFFQGKSDLKIILAVPKMTCTTDAESSVAKCESCVLEFTERNGEMKQAESLCSTLDCELTKTQNFGVFESQETEFQVNQDFVDESSKLLEEADTIRSVVVENNLTAQTEFAKPQNQFLISENDKCDETKVELNKQSKELVIEACSSSFNWEDNVVKEKSNVSEIICQHTSETGFNSSLALSTEMNLKTSCMNSEDTDSPIQENGLESTVPHNLNYSLEKVVEFVESDFTGNTEFSHTSKNKGDKNCVVGSPFCSSLESFEKDTEIPSTEKGKELDRCSDGEYIPKNEMEISGEKELPVDKEPQASVKVLILQVNSYNKNTSSFQKFVCQESECKTSTWEANPDPARTGSLTDGEESKRLNSFEACEEDSIKRSKNAFDIPEQSNVSEEKDCPLQKVGDVKYSECVPMFKKDLRTSTRIVVSALENDASVDADNQVCELHSTMCPGNTVTDSHLKACTIVGMDTCCETDSPNTANELSNVVGEVYPKDLTSLKRGCILVASENAEGTSDFRVAGWMNDSREDLLETGASKGRPLMPSASKNRLPICQILTRLSETYRMPVKNSKLSTRMLALGNFVEENGCEKLESNAEQSLPHSVDMGISVLEEYNHNQNCAVCNSEESNTNVMLGVLQPSCLCHTTCTWKGFLDSGRKNFIIKYLTNPALSDVDCNSQTVSQSSVPQKMVFENSRMLESESCVDVVPKKTNKLNCKGQEQSEVLSASTKAAVQVMHGRLSKKLLRGKRKMNTLDVKITQPVLANADTSVPTKCLSETINKIRQEMGPPLPPLLLPLMATPPRAACSMTPVMSSADRSSLLSPLDDLISPLRETPVPPLMSPLRDTPTVKSALLFSPPSPSEMAVGRRILSSPLKFCTSIPKHALPVPGRFPLCAADGAAAAAPQENSVKILDTMYPELSARARTLNILKGNIQLNRCALSDSQSLPGPVAQIGGFKAIASTSTAFVKTGSNLKSDSRQDKNVQNQQLVSGLSNHPEKRTLLPISMPRSAKRLRLDREPPKLEPGDTAAIGNDQNTSSEIQENFHGKSCEISDSAHSSGLEASLPVKKVIDSDCQKVYLALKKIAESCFDLLPVIRSHVYVGNISKIPVMRDEEKEVVGEFGVKNKHLAESLLHVILSKLKAQKTASNYNFNQALCRVYTATCRQLGDLERARLFCYSLLKEGFPDAVKLILFITNIWPDIFVFEGAINKAMQLVIRQSANEDVLACLSAYLSWEQSSSLDAGIMASNLLLEMQSCPKVEFQQSERYGEDLSEDAWQYIFAIDLLCTNLKWDWTHDNVISKVLWPSMDKWIKKRKEHETAQSIPDSIIALTLRLIGRLGQIGLKEGYISAVKNISSVIALFVHHAKEEGVPWGVQLAAIYSLCDLGSSNPVGIVEAINAWRATVLNSIPPAVTSGLAEITSLCKMELH